The nucleotide window CGAATATCTTTTCTATATTGATCACCCTGTTCCGTTCCTTCGGCAGGAATATTCGGGTCTTTTACCAAATCTTTCAAAGGAATATTTTTGTATAAATTATAATATTTTTCGGGAACAGTTTTGTATTCCGAATGTGGCGGATTCATGGAAACTACTAATGAAAAAGGGACGCCGCTTTTACGGATTTTACCATTTTCATTTTTGAAGAAAGCCAAAGCTTTATCGGCTTCATGAATTGGTCCCCATTGATTCACATATTTAAAATCATCTCTTTTATCGTTGGTATCCCAATACATTGGTTTATCATGTTCATCATAGGTTCCATACGCATACCAATAATCAAAACCGTGTCTTCTATCTGGAGAAGTCCATTCGTTCCAAGCCACTTTTTCGGTATTATTGGAAGTAGGTACGTACGGTTTGTACGGAGAATCCAAATGCCATTTTCCTATATACCCATTAAAATATCCGTTTTGCTTCAAGATATCCGACCAACAAACAGCATCTTTTGATAATTCAACTCCAAAAGGAGCCGAATTGGAATTGACATTACTGTAAACATGGTTTTTTATCGGATATTGCCCCGTCATAAGCATTGCTCTTGCTGGAGAACAAACCGGATAGTTACTTACCATTTGCGTAAGCACCAAACTTTCTTTGGCAAATTTGTCTAAACTTGGAGTCATAACTGGCTCTTTTCCTTCAAAGCCCAGAGCCTGTCCTCTCCATTGATCGGCCAAAATAATCAGTAAGTTGGTAGGTGTTTTGGATTTAGTATTATTTTGGGCAAGACATGAAACTCCAAATAGTATGGAAAGCAA belongs to Flavobacterium gilvum and includes:
- a CDS encoding sulfatase family protein, producing the protein MKNSKYNVYTKFIFLLSILFGVSCLAQNNTKSKTPTNLLIILADQWRGQALGFEGKEPVMTPSLDKFAKESLVLTQMVSNYPVCSPARAMLMTGQYPIKNHVYSNVNSNSAPFGVELSKDAVCWSDILKQNGYFNGYIGKWHLDSPYKPYVPTSNNTEKVAWNEWTSPDRRHGFDYWYAYGTYDEHDKPMYWDTNDKRDDFKYVNQWGPIHEADKALAFFKNENGKIRKSGVPFSLVVSMNPPHSEYKTVPEKYYNLYKNIPLKDLVKDPNIPAEGTEQGDQYRKDIRYYYANITGVDEQIGRILQGMKDQKLDENTIVIVMADHGNCLGKHSEVSKNNIFEESLRIPFIVYWKGYIQPRIDNTFLGSLPDIYPTLLELMGMKDKAPKDLDGKSYAQYYLNGKGEKPTEQYILGAIISNNVNMNTGFRGIRTTDYKLAYVKKKGQGEYVLYDLKADPFELTNIYNPDLPIVKKLRPSLMQWIDKTKDGFVLDK